One Saccharomyces kudriavzevii IFO 1802 strain IFO1802 genome assembly, chromosome: 7 DNA segment encodes these proteins:
- the SKDI07G0040 gene encoding uncharacterized protein produces the protein MSRNKGYLKALENYVAQLENSLIRMKETNSEDSRQIILDSLPLGSLLDLNAPQEDQTSVPSIVNSAKDQIPQFYDNLAIPGNAAPSDGPLSVIKTRLASENNKKYSTVPEGRNTLSRSPYIILSLSLFFRWLYPGHYFFVYREALLSAFFQDRNSKSYYCSEELIYAVAALGSKITNKSDELYLKSFKYYSLSREIILRKIFQAKDCSFEKEGSSSPKLALIQSLLCLAFYDIGRGENSSAWYFSGLAFRIVHEIGLQLNPAALNGISGEELTQMDIEVRVRIYWGCYLVDHFIAELYGRSTVLTLSNSAIPETDELPNIKAGFEDYMYSDPDKPLLVAAPIKCLILLSRITELYKNENTQLKTTSERIGALSGFNIDLQKWRSSLPKELTWSNETLAEEKDFDPTISFVWYHYYMILLSYNKTFILDSKENTSIIEEAIQDLFYLLRDWIIKYHTFEKCSIQMVTTAVLALQCMNSKNISCIYYNDFTNFLKSPTINYDFLSELFENEITSESLYPLSLSDGANFLADEFPDLSLLSEMDALINNQVYKL, from the coding sequence TGAAGGAAACGAATAGCGAGGATAGCCGGCAAATTATACTAGACTCGCTCCCCCTAGGTAGTTTGCTAGACTTAAATGCCCCACAAGAAGATCAGACATCAGTGCCATCGATTGTGAACTCCGCAAAAGATCAAATCCCACAGTTTTATGATAATCTGGCCATCCCAGGTAATGCTGCACCTTCTGATGGTCCGTTGTCCGTTATAAAAACCCGTCTTGCTTCggaaaataataagaaaTACTCAACTGTTCCAGAGGGTCGCAATACTCTATCCAGAAGCCCCTATATTATCTtgtctctttctttattctttagATGGTTGTACCCAggtcattatttttttgtctaCAGAGAAGCGCTTCTTTCCGCATTTTTTCAGGAcagaaattcaaagagtTATTACTGTTCAGAGGAATTGATATACGCCGTTGCCGCCCTAGGTTCCAAGATAACTAATAAATCCGACGAGCTATATctaaaatctttcaaatattaTAGTCTTTCAAGGGAGataattttgagaaaaattttccaggcCAAAGATtgttcatttgaaaaagaggGATCCTCTTCGCCGAAGTTGGCCCTGATTCAAAGTTTACTGTGTCTCGCATTCTATGATATAGGAAGAGGAGAGAACTCTTCGGCGTGGTATTTTTCAGGATTAGCGTTCAGAATTGTTCATGAGATTGGCTTACAGCTAAATCCTGCTGCTTTAAATGGTATCAGCGGTGAGGAATTGACGCAGATGGATATTGAAGTTCGAGTAAGAATTTATTGGGGCTGCTATTTGGTGGATCACTTTATTGCTGAATTATATGGTAGGTCAACTGTTTTAACATTGTCAAATTCTGCTATTCCAGAGACAGATGAGTTGCCAAATATTAAGGCAGGTTTTGAGGACTACATGTATTCTGATCCGGATAAACCCTTACTTGTGGCCGCTCCAATCAAATGCTTAATTTTGCTATCGAGAATTACTGagttatataaaaatgagAATACTCAACTGAAAACAACATCGGAGAGGATTGGCGCCCTTTCTGGGTTCAACATAGATTTACAGAAGTGGAGATCCAGCTTACCAAAGGAACTGACATGGTCAAATGAAACATTGGCcgaagaaaaagatttCGATCCTaccatttcttttgtatGGTACCATTACTACATGATACTACTTTCTTATAATAAGACCTTTATTTTGGATTCCAAGGAAAACACGTCAATTATTGAGGAGGCAATTCAAGATTTATTTTACCTACTGAGAGATTGGATAATCAAATATCatacatttgaaaaatgtaGTATCCAGATGGTTACTACCGCTGTTTTAGCTCTGCAATGTATGAATAGTAAAAATATCAGTTGCATCTATTATAACGATTTTacaaactttttgaaatcacCTACCATAaattatgattttttgtccgaactttttgaaaacgaaaTCACTTCCGAATCGCTCTACCCACTTAGTCTTTCAGATGGTGCCAATTTCCTGGCAGATGAATTTCCCGATTTGTCGTTGTTGAGCGAAATGGATGCATTGATAAATAATCAAGTATATAAGCTATAA
- the SKDI07G0050 gene encoding aspartate aminotransferase family protein, giving the protein MTKPSAPYEQYPQEDLQEKSKHLLGYGAKFAPMIITRAEGSYVYAGERKILDFTSGQMSTLLGHGHPEICETISEHAHHLDHLFSGMLSPPVFELAEKLTGLLPAGLDRAMFLSTGSEANEAAIKLAKVYTGKFEVVGLSLSWHGMTGVSGSTTYQDGRKNHGPTMPGNLVLPAPNAYRSIFRNKDGTYDWETEMDYGFSLIDVASVGSLAALIVEPVMSSGGMLVLPDGYMKSLHAHCKKRGMLLIVDEAQTAIGRCGAMFGFEAYDIVPDILSLSKTLGNGLPLSSVVTSDKIADKAHDERFLFYTTHVNDPLPCAVGAKVLDIVIRDDLVENSAKMGDLFRSELKKLQGKYEQIGDIRGRGLMTGIEIIKPETREADGELAGRLADKMLELGLSANLIAVPAFGGVFRIAPPITISKEEIMQGVSIFNKSFKEILG; this is encoded by the coding sequence ACAGTATCCTCAAGAAGatttgcaagaaaaatcgAAACATTTGCTTGGCTATGGTGCGAAATTTGCTCCTATGATTATCACAAGGGCCGAAGGCTCTTATGTGTATGCAGGGGAAAGAAAGATACTTGACTTCACCTCTGGTCAAATGTCTACTTTGCTAGGACATGGACACCCTGAAATCTGTGAAACTATTTCCGAGCATGCGCATCACTTAGATCATCTTTTCAGTGGGATGCTATCTCCACCTGTTTTCGAATTAGCAGAGAAACTCACTGGCCTACTTCCAGCAGGGCTAGATAGAGCTATGTTTTTAAGTACCGGCTCCGAAGCAAATGAGGCAGCCATCAAGTTAGCCAAAGTGTACACTGGAAAATTCGAAGTTGTCGGTTTGTCATTATCATGGCATGGTATGACGGGTGTATCGGGCAGTACAACATATCAGGATGGCCGTAAAAATCACGGGCCTACAATGCCAGGTAATTTGGTTTTGCCAGCCCCAAATGCATATAGATCCATTTTTCGAAACAAAGATGGGACTTATGATTGGGAAACAGAGATGGACTATGGATTTAGTTTGATTGATGTCGCTTCTGTGGGTTCTCTAGCCGCTCTTATTGTAGAACCAGTCATGAGTTCAGGTGGTATGCTTGTTCTTCCAGATGGTTATATGAAAAGCTTACATGCGCACTgtaagaaaagaggaatGCTTTTGATTGTTGATGAAGCTCAAACGGCAATCGGCAGATGTGGAGCCATGTTTGGGTTTGAAGCCTACGACATCGTTCCCGATATTTTGTCGCTGAGCAAAACCCTAGGAAATGGTCTACCATTATCTTCTGTGGTTACATCCGACAAGATAGCGGACAAGGCACACGATGAGCGCTTTTTATTCTATACTACCCATGTAAACGATCCTCTGCCATGTGCTGTTGGTGCGAAAGTGTTGGATATTGTAATTCGTGACGATTTGGTTGAGAACTCTGCAAAAATGGGCGATCTATTCAGATcagaattgaagaaattacaAGGCAAGTATGAACAAATTGGCGACATCAGAGGTCGAGGTTTGATGACTGgtattgaaattattaAGCCCGAGACCAGAGAAGCCGACGGCGAATTAGCTGGAAGGCTAGCCGATAAAATGTTGGAACTCGGACTATCCGCAAACTTGATAGCTGTCCCGGCGTTTGGTGGTGTTTTTAGAATCGCACCTCCTATCACTATTTCTAAAGAAGAGATTATGCAAGGTGTgtccattttcaataaaagtTTTAAAGAGATATTGGGTTAa